A section of the Piliocolobus tephrosceles isolate RC106 chromosome 14, ASM277652v3, whole genome shotgun sequence genome encodes:
- the REXO4 gene encoding RNA exonuclease 4 isoform X1 yields the protein MVKAKVPASKRAPSSPVAKPSPVKTLTRKKNKKKKRFWKSKAQEVSKKPGSGPGVVVRPPKAPEDFSQNWKALQEWLLKQKSQAPEKPLVISQMGSKKKPKIIQQNKKETSPQVKGEEMPAGKDQEVSRGSVPSGSKMDRKAPVPCSKAGGAEHNKKGTKEKTNSDTVPERGDIKHKKRKAKEAAPAPPTKEDIWFDDVDPADIEAAIGPEAAKIARKQLGQSEGSVSLSLVKEQAFGGLTRALALDCEMVGVGPKGEDSVAARVSIVNQYGKCVYDKYIKPTEPVTDYRTAVSGIRPENLKQGEQLEVVQKEVAEMLKGRILVGHALHNDLKVLFLDHPKKKIRDTQKYKPFKSQVKSGRPSLRLLSEKILGLQVQQAEHCSIQDAQAAMRLYVMVKKEWESMARDRRPLLTAPDHCSDDS from the exons ATGGTGAAGGCGAAGGTCCCCGCCTCCAAGCGCGCCCCGAGCAGCCCCGTGGCTAAGCCGAGTCCTGTCAAGACGCTCACTcggaagaaaaacaagaagaaaaaaaggttttggaAAAGCAAGGCGCAGGAAGTAAGCAAGAAGCCAGGAAGCGGCCCTGGTGTTGTGGTGCGACCTCCAAAGGCACCAGAAGACTTTTCTCAAAACTGGAAGGCGCTGCAAGAG TGGCTGCTGAAACAAAAATCTCAGGCCCCAGAAAAGCCTCTTGTCATCTCTCAGATGGGTTCCAAAAAGAAGCCCAAAATTAtccagcaaaacaaaaaagagacctCACCTCAAGTGAAGGGAGAGGAGATGCCGGCAGGAAAAGACCAAGAGGTCAGCAGGGGCTCTGTTCCTTCAGGCTCCAAGATGGACAGGAAGGCGCCAGTACCTTGCAGCAAGGCCGGTGGAGCAGAGCACAATAAGAAAGGAACCAAGGAAAAGACAAATAGTGATACTGTTCCAGAACGGGGGGACATCAAGCATAAGAAGCGGAAAGCTAAGGAGGCAGCCCCGGCCCCACCCACCAA GGAAGACATCTGGTTTGACGACGTGGACCCGGCGGATATCGAAGCTGCCATAGGTCCAGAAGCGGCCAAGATAGCGAGGAAACAGTTGGGTCAGAGCGAGGGCAGCGTCAGCCTCAGCCTCGTGAAAGAGCAGGCCTTCGGCGG CCTGACAAGAGCCTTAGCCTTGGACTGTGAGATGGTGGGCGTGGGCCCTAAGGGGGAGGACAGCGTGGCCGCCCGTGTATCCATCGTGAACCAGTATGGGAAGTGCGTTTATGATAAGTACATCAAACCAACTGAGCCCGTGACGGACTATAGGACAGCGGTCAGTGGGATTCGGCCTGAGAACCTCAAGCAGG gagaacagcttgaagtTGTTCAGAAGGAAGTGGCAGAGATGCTGAAGGGCAGAATTCTAGTGGGACACGCTCTGCATAATGACCTGAAG gtaCTGTTTCTTGATCATCCAAAAAAGAAGATTCGAGACACGCAGAAATATAAACCTTTCAAGAGTCAAGTAAAG AGTGGAAGGCCGTCTCTGCGACTACTTTCAGAGAAGATCCTTGGGCTCCAGGTCCAGCAGGCGGAGCACTGTTCG ATTCAGGATGCCCAGGCAGCAATGAGGCTGTACGTCATGGTGAAGAAGGAGTGGGAGAGCATGGCCCGAGACAGGCGTCCCCTGCTGACCGCTCCAGACCACTGCAGTGACGACAGCTAG
- the REXO4 gene encoding RNA exonuclease 4 isoform X2 gives MDRKAPVPCSKAGGAEHNKKGTKEKTNSDTVPERGDIKHKKRKAKEAAPAPPTKEDIWFDDVDPADIEAAIGPEAAKIARKQLGQSEGSVSLSLVKEQAFGGLTRALALDCEMVGVGPKGEDSVAARVSIVNQYGKCVYDKYIKPTEPVTDYRTAVSGIRPENLKQGEQLEVVQKEVAEMLKGRILVGHALHNDLKVLFLDHPKKKIRDTQKYKPFKSQVKSGRPSLRLLSEKILGLQVQQAEHCSIQDAQAAMRLYVMVKKEWESMARDRRPLLTAPDHCSDDS, from the exons ATGGACAGGAAGGCGCCAGTACCTTGCAGCAAGGCCGGTGGAGCAGAGCACAATAAGAAAGGAACCAAGGAAAAGACAAATAGTGATACTGTTCCAGAACGGGGGGACATCAAGCATAAGAAGCGGAAAGCTAAGGAGGCAGCCCCGGCCCCACCCACCAA GGAAGACATCTGGTTTGACGACGTGGACCCGGCGGATATCGAAGCTGCCATAGGTCCAGAAGCGGCCAAGATAGCGAGGAAACAGTTGGGTCAGAGCGAGGGCAGCGTCAGCCTCAGCCTCGTGAAAGAGCAGGCCTTCGGCGG CCTGACAAGAGCCTTAGCCTTGGACTGTGAGATGGTGGGCGTGGGCCCTAAGGGGGAGGACAGCGTGGCCGCCCGTGTATCCATCGTGAACCAGTATGGGAAGTGCGTTTATGATAAGTACATCAAACCAACTGAGCCCGTGACGGACTATAGGACAGCGGTCAGTGGGATTCGGCCTGAGAACCTCAAGCAGG gagaacagcttgaagtTGTTCAGAAGGAAGTGGCAGAGATGCTGAAGGGCAGAATTCTAGTGGGACACGCTCTGCATAATGACCTGAAG gtaCTGTTTCTTGATCATCCAAAAAAGAAGATTCGAGACACGCAGAAATATAAACCTTTCAAGAGTCAAGTAAAG AGTGGAAGGCCGTCTCTGCGACTACTTTCAGAGAAGATCCTTGGGCTCCAGGTCCAGCAGGCGGAGCACTGTTCG ATTCAGGATGCCCAGGCAGCAATGAGGCTGTACGTCATGGTGAAGAAGGAGTGGGAGAGCATGGCCCGAGACAGGCGTCCCCTGCTGACCGCTCCAGACCACTGCAGTGACGACAGCTAG
- the REXO4 gene encoding RNA exonuclease 4 isoform X3: MVKAKVPASKRAPSSPVAKPSPVKTLTRKKNKKKKRFWKSKAQEVSKKPGSGPGVVVRPPKAPEDFSQNWKALQEAPRWTGRRQYLAARPVEQSTIRKEPRKRQIVILFQNGGTSSIRSGKLRRQPRPHPPREQLEVVQKEVAEMLKGRILVGHALHNDLKVLFLDHPKKKIRDTQKYKPFKSQVKSGRPSLRLLSEKILGLQVQQAEHCSIQDAQAAMRLYVMVKKEWESMARDRRPLLTAPDHCSDDS, translated from the exons ATGGTGAAGGCGAAGGTCCCCGCCTCCAAGCGCGCCCCGAGCAGCCCCGTGGCTAAGCCGAGTCCTGTCAAGACGCTCACTcggaagaaaaacaagaagaaaaaaaggttttggaAAAGCAAGGCGCAGGAAGTAAGCAAGAAGCCAGGAAGCGGCCCTGGTGTTGTGGTGCGACCTCCAAAGGCACCAGAAGACTTTTCTCAAAACTGGAAGGCGCTGCAAGAG GCTCCAAGATGGACAGGAAGGCGCCAGTACCTTGCAGCAAGGCCGGTGGAGCAGAGCACAATAAGAAAGGAACCAAGGAAAAGACAAATAGTGATACTGTTCCAGAACGGGGGGACATCAAGCATAAGAAGCGGAAAGCTAAGGAGGCAGCCCCGGCCCCACCCACCAA gagaacagcttgaagtTGTTCAGAAGGAAGTGGCAGAGATGCTGAAGGGCAGAATTCTAGTGGGACACGCTCTGCATAATGACCTGAAG gtaCTGTTTCTTGATCATCCAAAAAAGAAGATTCGAGACACGCAGAAATATAAACCTTTCAAGAGTCAAGTAAAG AGTGGAAGGCCGTCTCTGCGACTACTTTCAGAGAAGATCCTTGGGCTCCAGGTCCAGCAGGCGGAGCACTGTTCG ATTCAGGATGCCCAGGCAGCAATGAGGCTGTACGTCATGGTGAAGAAGGAGTGGGAGAGCATGGCCCGAGACAGGCGTCCCCTGCTGACCGCTCCAGACCACTGCAGTGACGACAGCTAG